In Kazachstania africana CBS 2517 chromosome 11, complete genome, the DNA window ATCTCTTGGGAAAGACCATCTTAAACATGTAATTGGACCAGTTAACATACCTTTGACGTGCTTCTTGGTGATAGATTGAGCATAAACAGATTCTTTAACAGACATGGCCTTTGGTCTAGATAAATCACCAACAATAATTGGAGGTCTGACGTATCTTGAACCGTAAGATTGAACCCAACCGTTAGTAGTGAAGGCGTAACCTTTTAATTGTTCACCAAAGTATTGAACCATATCGTTTCTTTCTGGTTCACCGTGGACTAAGACATCAAGATCGATTTCTTCTTGGAACCTGATAACCCTTTCAATCTCGGAATTAATGAAGGCTTCATATTCTTCAGCGGAGATGGTACCCTTGTTGAATTTGTTTCTGTTAATTCTAATGTCTTTAGTTTGAGGGAATGAACCGATAGTAGTAGTTGGGAACAATGGTAAGTTGAAGATTGGTTCTTGTTCAGCTAATCTTTCGGCGAATGGGGCGGCTCTTGTGGACATTTTGCTGTCAATGGAAGCAACTCTATCTTGGACCTTAGCATCATTGATGATGGTAGAGGTTTGTCTAGCAGCAATGGCATCTGCATTAGATTTCAAAGCAGCAGACACATCTTCGCCTGAAACATGTTTGGCGATGGTGACAActtcatctaatttttgAGTAGCAAAAGAgaagtaatttttcaattcagtgtctaaagatttttcatttgctAAATCAACTGGAGTATgtaataaagaagaagaagtggATACAATGACTCTATCAGCACCAAAGATAGAAATTGCCTTGTTGACGAATTGAGAAGATTTAGCGAAATTGTTTTTCCAAATGTTTCTACCATCGACAATACCAACGGAAAGTTTTTGATTTGGGCCGACTGCAGAAATGacttcttcaaattgttcTGGAGCTCTAACGAAATCGAAATGTAAAGAATCGACAGGTAGACCCTTGATAGTGTCCAAGTTTGGAAGAACGGTACCGAAGTAAGAAGCCAAAGTGATCTTTGGTAATTTAGTTTGTTGACCGAAGAAAGAGTAAGCCTTCTTGATAGCAGCTAAAACTTCTTGTGGTAAATCTAAGACTAAAATAGGTTCATCTAATTGGACGTCGGTGGCACCAGCAGCGCTTAAtgttgataaaatttctgcGTATAATGGTAGCAATTTATCCAACAAAGATAATGGGTTTAAATCTAAGGAATCCTTGTCAGATTTACCCAGGTATAGGAATGAAACAGGGCCTAATAAGACGGGCCTAGTTTGAATACCTAATTCTTTAGCTTCTAAGAATTCGTCAACAGGCTTTTGACCatttaatttgaaagtagTAGAATGGGAGAAAGTTGGTCTGACATAATGGTAGTTAGAATCGAACCATTTAACCATTTCTAGAGCGGTAACATCTACAGTCTTTTCAGTTTCAGTGGCTTTTCTTTGTAGACCTCTACCCATGGCAAAATAGGTATCTAAAGAAGGTAATTGATACTTGGAATAACGGTCAGGGATGACATTAAATAAGAGAGACAAATCTAGCACTTGATCGTAGAAAGAGAAATCATTGGAAGGGATGATATCGACACCAGCAGCTTTTTGTAATTTCCAATTGGAAGCTCTGATATCCTTAGCTACTTTTTGCAATTCATCGACAGTGACTTTACCGTTCCAGTAGCCTTCAGTagcttttttcaattctctGTTTGGACCAATTCTTGGGAACCCTAAGACAGCAGATTGTACCATTATATAGttgttttcaaattattattagtattgtTGGTGATAGTACaaatgagaaaaataaCTAAGAAAGAGGATGATATGAAATAATTATCACAAGAATAAAGACCTgcttatatataaaagtgTACATGTTCCATCCCTTTGTGAGATGGCGATCTTTCGAGACGAAATTTTCCACACATACACAACACACATAAAGAGTAGAGTAGTATAAAAGTACCGGATAATGCTAGTCACAATGATACGATTATAGTGGAATGAGCTAAAGTAGTATTCTGTGTAAAAACTACAGTAcatgatgatgatgatagtAGCAATGAAGAAAACATGACATTACTCTgcaattaaaaataaaatttacaTACTTTTTCTCCTGCAAGACAGCTTATCGCATACCAAGAAGACTACATCAACACATGCTAATTATTGTGTAGATATCAAGCATAAATAGTAATAGTTTCTGATTACGAAACAGATTTCAAAACTATGGCGCAACGTTATGATTTAAAGTGGTTCACACTTTTCGAGGTAATTTTCACAGTTTAAACTCCGTGAAACgattagaaaaaaaaaatcctGACGAATAAGATGTGAGTTCGGTGGAAAATGAGTACCGAAATGTCACGTGGTTTGCTATTCCTATGCAATTGCGATTTTAAATGCAATGGTGGGATTTCAACGTTTTGTTGGCCTTGTTAGAGTATTGCTGACTCTGGTAGACTGAGATTAGCTGTCTTTTACAGCTATTTGAGTGAGTTTAGCATTTTTGGTGCGGTGCGTGGGTGTTATCATTTTATCACCTCTaagcttttttttcagttggAGCTATAATATATCCGGTACTGGAGCTTGATGGAAGTGCACGTTCCATAAGACGTAGTTGTACAGTACAGTTGCTGTTATAGCCATGAGTAGTGATTCTGTAAGAAGTGCTTTGGAAAAAGAGTATCAGAAATTATCATTAAGGAACGATGAGCTCGTGAAACAGGACTCTACACTAAGGAAAGAGTATACTACTCTGCTTCGAAAAGCTTCTAGTTTGGCATCGGTTCTCAAGGTGATGGACTCGAAATTGGCCGAACAATGTGAAATAGAACAACCGAAACTTATTGGTGATAGGGCTTTGAAACTCGTTCCAGGATTGCAATGGTATAACGATCAAATAAATCTTGTTACGCAAAGTTTTGACAATgacaatgaagaaatcgaAATCCCCAAAGAATTGTTAGATTCGTATACATTATGTAAAGATACAcctttattatataaagattCACaataaagagaaaaaaaaagtcaaaaagaattacaaaaaaaaaaaataaagtagTTGTAATGCAGGGTAGAGGATATCTCAATCGGTCTCtgattgttgttgttttcttttcctaTCATGTCTTATGACGTTTTCTAATGCGTTGGTATTGATGAATAAACCACACAAAAATTTGCGTACGTGTGGCTTAAATCTGAATTTGTCCATCATTTCCAtgactttgaaaaacataATTTCACTCTCAAATAGAGTAGCTCCATACTTCCCGTTTAGTTCAGTAACCCTTTTGATTGCTGCATTGGATAATATATGATTATCCAGTTGACTAACTGTATCGAGAACTTTATCAATTATGTTTTCcctatcttcttcatcttcagtaGATATAGCATTTGTGCTATTCACTGTATTATGCCTCTCTCGattactgaaaaaattggcaACATCTTCAGTGGACTTAATACCAGctttatttaatatattgatgctatcaatttctttgttttcatATAATGGGTTCTCAAGGACTTCCTTTTCCGCCAATAACTTATCTAAATTGATCTTAAAGGTACCAGAACTCTTGACCAAATCACCAGTATTTGTATCAAGTTCGattaattcatctttatgATCTTCAGATATTGTCCacttcttttcattaaaggATAAAAATGTGTCTAGCTTGTTAGGTAAAGTAATACCCAATGGGTCTCCATGCACTGTTACAGAACAATTCCATCCCATTTCGTCTAGAATCTCACAACCTTCTCTTGTTCTGCTCACTAATCCAAGTATGAAAAAGGCAGTAAATCTTAAACTTGTTGCACTGGCTTCGTTGGCAATTTTAACAACATCTTCAACTAAGGAATAGTTATCCAATAGCCCAATGCCCAATTCGGTAGACCCGATGTAACCACAGCACCATAATGCGGCTTTAACTTCTATAATATCGGTTGAGACTTCGTCTCCCATTGAATCACTCACATATTTCTTGATGGTGTTCATAAATTGAACGAGATCACCACTCTGACTTAGAAGCGTTATCCCATCTTCTGTCTTAGCTAAACTTTCATAGAAATGTAAAGGCAACCTATCATTTCTTTCGAAATGATGACTTTTCTCAGAACGAAATTGTGCAGTACTGAGGAATTCTTCAACGATACTCACATATTCGATATTTTTATGATCTAACCATGACTGTCTTTCTActtcaacaaaattaatGTCGTTTAGTAGTTGAAACCCATAGGACTTACTCAAAAGTTCGAATAGAATAGGTGAACGAATAAATACCATTTGATCCAAAAATgtttttaatgaaaaactAAATTCTTTCGAACCATATCCTTCCAAAATACATTCATATAAAGCCCGATCTGCAATGGCAACAACATTTGAACTCAAATCATATAACTGCCTTGTCAACATTTCAATCTTGAATCTACGTAATCtcaatttatcttcttGTGAATCAATATCTTCCGGTTTTTCAACCATGAGATCCCTTAGTCTTTCTCCGATATGTTTTGTTGCTTTAATTCTAACCACTTCATTTGGATCAACCAACGCCTTCCCTATTATTATTCGGCAGTGTGGTGAATATGTGAGATTCAGTTCTGGCAACGTCAAAagcaaaaatttcaatgaaattctATTATCTGTCTGGAACATCTTGTAAATTattgtaaaaaaattcCACCTATCCAATATTTGaataccattttttgaCTGCGTTAATACGccaatgaatttgaagtatccatatatcatttttgtcTTCAATGAATAGTCATTAAATACATTACCGGCCATATTATCTTCCATTGCTCTGAAAAGCAATGAAGCCACTTGTGGTATAATTTTCGTATCATCCATGAGAATTTTCATACCTTCAGGATTTATTGTTAaagtcttgaaaaattgacatCCTACTTGTACATACTTTGCAGACAGCCTCGAGCCCCTATCTACATTGGAAAACCTCAACCTCAATGGTCTATAAAAAACCAGCAGTCTTCTGACAAACTTTGTCGACTTTGCTAACTCTTCCAACTGTTTTTTATTCATAAGAGGACCTTCCAATAGTTCTTGgataatattccaattCCAACTAGTGAAATCTTTGGTTTGTAATACCCTAGAGTCATACACCATCTTTCTGAATCTCATGTCATCTACCTCGGAAACTAGCGTACTTTCTTTAACTTTTTGAGAGTACTCCTTTATGTTTTCCATATAGCTGATCTTAGTCATTCCTAAAGTATTTCTGTTCTTATTCAAAGCCTGAATCATCTTACCTATTTGAAATGTCTCTTCCATTAGCGTGGTTGGTTTGAATGCGAAGTTATTAAAGTCAGGAAATAACCCATTATCAACCAGATTCATTCTTAGATT includes these proteins:
- the MET6 gene encoding 5-methyltetrahydropteroyltriglutamate-homocysteine S-methyltransferase (similar to Saccharomyces cerevisiae MET6 (YER091C); ancestral locus Anc_7.378), with protein sequence MVQSAVLGFPRIGPNRELKKATEGYWNGKVTVDELQKVAKDIRASNWKLQKAAGVDIIPSNDFSFYDQVLDLSLLFNVIPDRYSKYQLPSLDTYFAMGRGLQRKATETEKTVDVTALEMVKWFDSNYHYVRPTFSHSTTFKLNGQKPVDEFLEAKELGIQTRPVLLGPVSFLYLGKSDKDSLDLNPLSLLDKLLPLYAEILSTLSAAGATDVQLDEPILVLDLPQEVLAAIKKAYSFFGQQTKLPKITLASYFGTVLPNLDTIKGLPVDSLHFDFVRAPEQFEEVISAVGPNQKLSVGIVDGRNIWKNNFAKSSQFVNKAISIFGADRVIVSTSSSLLHTPVDLANEKSLDTELKNYFSFATQKLDEVVTIAKHVSGEDVSAALKSNADAIAARQTSTIINDAKVQDRVASIDSKMSTRAAPFAERLAEQEPIFNLPLFPTTTIGSFPQTKDIRINRNKFNKGTISAEEYEAFINSEIERVIRFQEEIDLDVLVHGEPERNDMVQYFGEQLKGYAFTTNGWVQSYGSRYVRPPIIVGDLSRPKAMSVKESVYAQSITKKHVKGMLTGPITCLRWSFPRDDVDQKTQAYQLALALRDEVNDLEAAGIKIIQVDEPAIREGLPLRAGAERSDYQVWAAEAFRIATSGVTNKTQIHSHFCYSDLDPNHIKALDADVVSIEFSKKDDAGYIAEFRDYPNHIGLGLFDIHSPRVPSKEEFITKIETILKTYPAQKFWVNPDCGLKTRGWEETRQSLTNMVAAAKYFREQYRK
- the IES5 gene encoding Ies5p (similar to Saccharomyces cerevisiae IES5 (YER092W); ancestral locus Anc_7.379) is translated as MSSDSVRSALEKEYQKLSLRNDELVKQDSTLRKEYTTLLRKASSLASVLKVMDSKLAEQCEIEQPKLIGDRALKLVPGLQWYNDQINLVTQSFDNDNEEIEIPKELLDSYTLCKDTPLLYKDSQ
- the TSC11 gene encoding TORC2 complex subunit TSC11 (similar to Saccharomyces cerevisiae TSC11 (YER093C); ancestral locus Anc_7.380) is translated as MNEPSPHKSINSSLPSSKEAFLQSSMYEESNKSKGTSNGTAKKGKQNPVLSTSFVSTRRYEPGSPSPTSPLQSRRHRGSTAKKLLTLRTEINQTQLELTQVKKKKEDIEKTRSTASSDIFTGSYSTEHLQKHSMRIKTNTLIREFDKAIKKLERRLSELRVQYEQTRKSETLERRSTNDSLSTMSKEDLSNAHIDEDENSTSDNNTSAESDLDIQENLTVKQGTHQMLTPLRAESVHTKTNTPTLESATWLISDYMQSLQEANISTEFILTKANSLVDILKEHPELRQDLMLAPFMPSVQTLLLSDDKLVVSAAYRICRHLINGEQFVAYLLELRLDAFIVISFSKDNSYHVEREQALKLVRAFSEYKIGITKGIVQAVISCVEKPDDPLKNMALESLLELSYLHPNLVMECHGMRVFEEILQDYSSFSLASIILDSILDLMSTHQTRKYFLNDFNITILSSIFSDTSTKTTVNVEKMQNAAILVSKAFKNYNGIMLFSIDNFRPIKELLSFFNVPLCAQYLIDIFLDVLKIRPLTYKTKSKNKFRMRPSQFLKDSLPVNQHLALMILILDRCNFHDYVLSLVSNDTRRKVSSNLILKARYLLAEYMNLRMNLVDNGLFPDFNNFAFKPTTLMEETFQIGKMIQALNKNRNTLGMTKISYMENIKEYSQKVKESTLVSEVDDMRFRKMVYDSRVLQTKDFTSWNWNIIQELLEGPLMNKKQLEELAKSTKFVRRLLVFYRPLRLRFSNVDRGSRLSAKYVQVGCQFFKTLTINPEGMKILMDDTKIIPQVASLLFRAMEDNMAGNVFNDYSLKTKMIYGYFKFIGVLTQSKNGIQILDRWNFFTIIYKMFQTDNRISLKFLLLTLPELNLTYSPHCRIIIGKALVDPNEVVRIKATKHIGERLRDLMVEKPEDIDSQEDKLRLRRFKIEMLTRQLYDLSSNVVAIADRALYECILEGYGSKEFSFSLKTFLDQMVFIRSPILFELLSKSYGFQLLNDINFVEVERQSWLDHKNIEYVSIVEEFLSTAQFRSEKSHHFERNDRLPLHFYESLAKTEDGITLLSQSGDLVQFMNTIKKYVSDSMGDEVSTDIIEVKAALWCCGYIGSTELGIGLLDNYSLVEDVVKIANEASATSLRFTAFFILGLVSRTREGCEILDEMGWNCSVTVHGDPLGITLPNKLDTFLSFNEKKWTISEDHKDELIELDTNTGDLVKSSGTFKINLDKLLAEKEVLENPLYENKEIDSINILNKAGIKSTEDVANFFSNRERHNTVNSTNAISTEDEEDRENIIDKVLDTVSQLDNHILSNAAIKRVTELNGKYGATLFESEIMFFKVMEMMDKFRFKPHVRKFLCGLFINTNALENVIRHDRKRKQQQSETD